tatatatatatcaacacAATCAAACCAAATGTGTATATTAAAAGTAGTAGCACTGGATGATATATCATACAATTAATGTATTCAACCGATCTCAATACTTTCGACATGAAACATAGTTATATATAACAAATATATcgatatatttaaatttttaacatCACTTAAAGAGGTGCATCCAGTCATCATCACATTATATGATAATTTGAGAGTGAATTCACAtatctatatttatgtatttttaaaaacatataaCACTATTATATATGATTTCGAAAAAAAAGCATAGATTCACGTGAAGTCGGGAAAATCACGTGAcaccaaccatccaaacaagtttGTCCTAAAATAGTAATTTACAAGATTCTTATTGCTTTAAATAGCATAACCAGTCCATTGAAGTATTCAACTAGCAaaaacataaagaaaaaaacaaaaacgcTAATTAAGCTTTTCTTCACCATGGAGAAACAAACAAATGGAGAAGCAAGAACAAGAGATGAAGAAAATAATCAAGAATCTCATGAAGCCCAAGCAAATATGTGGAAGTTTGTGTTTGGTTTCACGGAAATGGCTGTGATTAAATGTGCCATTGAGTTAGGAATTGCtgattttttggaaaaaaatcaagaacctGTTAGTCTAAATCAACTATCTATTGCACTTGGTTGTTGCTCCACTTCCCTCTATCGTATCCTAAGGTATTATTAATTAGTTTGTAATTTGTTACTCCATCCagctcaatttatgtgacattatTTATCTGGATatgaaatttagaaaaataaaaattgatatttgAAATCCGTTGTTTAAAACgaatgataaatatatttgtgtgaCTGTAAGATCATCTCATTAAGGGATCAGTCCACCAAAAGTTATAGTGAAGAGATTAGTACATATATTCATGCATCCTAAACTAAAAatctcgacttcaatttctatGTATGAAGTTCTCTTTCGTCGAAAATATTTTATCCTACTGATAttaagaggaaaaaaattattgataaaaCGAAAAGTTAAaagttcaattattttaaaataaggaTATGTAAAGTTATTTTTGAGACAGACTAAAAAAAGAGTATGACATATAGAATGAAATCAATAATAATTATACAGTCAAACATCTCTATAACATTATCGTTCGTTTGGATATTTTTTGATTGTTATAGCGAAATAATGTTATAGAGATTGTATGGTATAACGTAAGATGAAACATCGATTCTAAGAAAAACTTGATAGTTATtatgaaatattgttaaaaaatataattgttgATTGTAGACATCTAtgttttaacaaaaaaatgttAATAATACGTACATGCCCGACCTATTTTTATAGGTTCTTGATCAACCGTGGAATATTCAAGGAGACATCACCCGAAAATGGCAAAATTAGTTATGTTCAAACACCTCTTTCCCGCCTTCTCATTAAAGAAGGCGAGAATAGCATGGCTGCTTTTCTGCTACTCGAAAGCAACCCTGTGATGCTGGCACCGTGGCACAATCTTAGCGCACGTATTTCGTCAAAGGACAATAGTACACCCGCCTTTGATGCAGCGCATGGAAAGGATGTCTGGAAATTTGCAGAAGCTGATCTCGAATACAGTAACATTTTTAATAATGCAATGGATTGCGATGCTAGGATGACTGTAACAGCGATTATCGACGGTTGCCCCAAAATATTCGAGGGGGTGAACACGGTGGTTGATGTTGGTGGTGGTAATGGAAGAACTCTTAGATCATTGGTGGAGGCTTTTCCTTGgattaatgggattaattttGATCTCCCTCACGTTGCTTCTGTTGCTCCTCATGCTATTGGTGTTGTACATGTTGGAGGTGACATGTTTAATTATGTTCCCAAAGCTGATGCAGCATTCCTCAAGGTAAGTAGATATTTAATAcccctctatttcatattaattaaatttttgagaaatttttcattgttcaaaataattaaattattcaaagttcaagatagatgtttgaattttttttgtatatttgtctttcatttattgaagttttatattttttaggagataaatcacaccatttgcaaagttatatttatgattctaTAAAGGGCAATAATGAAaagtatggttcaaattatgttcttgaatattttttttaatatgtgttcATTGTATCACAAATTCAGTTAatttaaaatagagaaaatagtaATCAATTTTAGttaattgaattttattttaaaatatttgacattTTAATTAACACTAGAGTTAATTTTTAAATGGTCATTCATTTCATAGAAATAACTCAGTAAAGttaatttgtttgtttattcTAATAAAGTCACTCATGATTCTGTCATTATTCCACAAAATAATTCCTACATGAAAAGCACTAGTAATTAACATGAATGGTCCTTTGAGAATAGGTCTAAAGTTGTCCATTGATATATTTAATActatccctattttagttaattttttaTACTAAAAATTGTGAGTTCCTGATGGATGTTTCGTCAGAAAATAGCTCTTTGTAAAGGGATTTTCAATGATAAGTCTATcggaaatattattgagaatttaatcaatttttttttcttgagaaTAGTGTTTTTAGGATTTTTTGATGGGATATCCGTCAAAaatgttttcaatgaatttcatcagaaattattattatttattattttaaataatagttTTGCATAACctcatgtatatatattgaatatattGTATTAGTGAGAAATTATCTCTATTTCTGTTAATctttcactactaaaaaaacacAAATTTGTGATAAAGGTCTTGTCGTACGCTAAGGAATTTCTGACTGAAATAAGCccattgtaaatatttttgactGGCTAATTATATTTTCGACGGATTTTTTGGGAAGTTCACTTATTTTTAATACTGTTTTAAATTTTCATAACCTCATGTCTGCTGAATTTGTTATAATATTAGCGGGTTTTGCATGATTGGGGAGATGAAGAATGCATACAAATATTAACAAAGTGTAGAGAAGCAATTCCAAAAGACAAAGGGAAAGTGATAATAGTTGAGGCAATAATTggtgaaaaagaagaaattattacAAGAGGATCAAATAATGAGAAGCTCAAAGATGTTGCTTTAATGTTCGATATGGCAATGATGGCTCACACAACCAATGGTAAAGAGAGGACTGCTAAAGAATGGGCTTATGTTTTGAATGCTGCTGGATTCAATAGACACTCTATTAGTCACATTAATGCTGTTCAGTCTGTTATTCAAGCTTATCCTTCTTgatttttagtatttttgaaGGTGGATTCAAAATGTAAACTTTGTCGGTTCATTTTTAAGGTTTTTAATTAGCATTGAATTCGATGtacttttaaaattatgaattcaAATTTATTACTTGTTGCAATAACATATCTGTTGTAGTGATTCCACGAGTGGAGTCCGTTCAATCTGTTATTCAAGCTAATCCTTCTTGatttttagtctattttgaGACGGATCAGAATATAAACTTTGTCGGTTCATATTTAAGGTTCTTAATTAGCATTGAACTCGTTGtacttttaaaattatgaattcaAATCTATTATATATTTGTTGCAAAAACATATCTGTTGATGTGATTCCACAAATTGAGTCTATTCAATCTGTTATTCAAGCTTATCCTTCTTGATTTTTAATCTGTTCGGAGGCAGATTCAGAATTTAAACTTTGTCGGTTCATCCTTAAGGTTCTTAATTAGCATTGAACTCGTTGTACTTTTACAATTATGAAGTCAAATCTATAATTTGTTGCAATAACATATCTATTGTAGTGATTCCACAAGTGGAGTTTGTTCAATCTATTATTCAAGCTTATCCTTCTTGATTTTTAATCTATTCTGAGACGGATCAGAATATAAATTTTGTCGGTTCATATTTAAGGTTCTTAATTAGCATTGAACTCGTTGTACTTTTAAAATTACGAATTCAAATCTATTACTTGTTGCAATAACATATCTGTTGTAAtaattccacaagtggagtcTGTTCAATCTGTTATTCAAACTTATCCTTCTTGATTTTTAGTCTGTTTGGGGCGAATTCAGAATGTAAACTTTGTCGGTTCATCTTTAAGGTTCTTAATTAGCATTGAACTCAGTgaacttttaaaattatgaattcaAATGTATTATCTGTTGCAATAACATATCTAGTGTAgtaattccacaagtggagACCGGAAAAGGTAGAGGGTAGGTAGACCTTATTATCTATTGCGATAACATATCTAGTGTAGTGATTCCACAAATGGAGTTTGGGGAAGGTAGATGGTACGCAAATCTTATTACTAACTCGTGAAGGTAGATAATATGCAGACCTTAACACAAGGAGTGAAAGTACGCAAATTTTATCCCTACATCATGAAGATAGATAGACTATATTTAAAAAACCTTCGACTCACGGCTCAAGTGCATCAAATTTAAATTCAGATGAACTTGATTGCACCCGACACGAATTGCATCTAATTTTTCTTATTAAAAAggtgaaacaaaaaaaatataataataacttgAAAATGTTGATAGGTGATTTTAATCCAAAACTTATTTATGTTCTGATCAATGCAGATGGATTCAGTAATCAGTAGGCACACTATCAATCATAATAATGTTATTCAATCtgatctttttgtttttttattaccGTATGCTTAGTCattgatttaaaattaaaattttatgaatttaattttttagatttctaGCATGGAATttgttgtatttttaaaattataaattcaaatCTACtagtatttattattattctaatgaattatatatataaatttaatatataagatTTCTAGCATGTAACTCATATTTTGgacgtacatttcatgtatttttctatttactatttctgGTATATTTATAGTATGAGGTCCCCTGTTTTGCTATTTTTGATTCATTACACTTTCTCAAATTTGACATatttaaaagattaaaaatactttttcaatttctttttacttgtcacaattattttttttagatttaaatgatatgaatTTTAACTAAGattttaagatgtattttttcatcatattgatatgaattattatttttttatagtatttttcatatagtttttgaatatctaaatttttatcttaaaatatcaaatgaatataatttaatgtagctttaaaagttagtcaaattgACTTTCAAAAAACACAATATGACAGTTAAAATAGAACAAAGAGAGTATAATTATCTATGTAATTTACGAGATATTACACATTAAGCAGGTTACCACCCGAAGGATACAAGTTGTGACAGATGTTGTGAGTTTTTATGGGAGTTCcaaacaaaaattataattgtTTAACGGACCGACCATGAACCGGACCTGATTGAATTAGTAGTGTTGGACCGATTCGACCCGACCCGACCCCTTGACGCTCTCTTCTCcaccatttttgtcattttcaaaGGAATTGAGAATCTGCTAaatgatttttgaagaaactgtAAATATTGAAAAGGGCaaaaattgttcaagctagacgaagacgaagaagaagatgtcTACGGAAATTTCTTTAATCTCAGCATTACCAGACGAAAGCAATCTGTAAGTGCTAAAAATTCTTTAATCTATTATACTGATTGTACTTGgaatttcaaatatatcataattctGTTAATTATCTGCTAAAAAAATGCTTAGTAATTTAGTAATTCATCTTTTTCTAGCGGAGCAAGCTGAAAAATCAGTAAAATACTTGTAATTTTTCGTTTTTGGGATCATATTCATTGTTATGAAATTAGGGATTTGAACTGGTTGAAAGGGGGACTGTACTTCCGTTGAGATAACCTTGATTTTGGGAAGTGAAAGGGCGGTTTTGTGATAGTTTTTCAAGGGGTGCCTGTTGTGTGTCAATTGGCCcttaacaacatacccaatagACGGGGAGGACAGAGTGTACACAAACATTACCCCTATGCCGTGTTGATAGAGTAGATAGAGCAGTTGTTTCGAAACGACCCTCGGTTCACAAGTACAACCTTTGTAACGTCATGGTATACCCATGGATTGACCAGTTCTTATTTGGAAGGCTGCAATTTATTAACTGTTGCAGTTTTCTACTCCTACTAATAGTTTAGCACATTCTTTGTTGTTAATATGGGGTTCTAAAGCACAAGGAGATTTTACTCGTTGGTGTCAATTGGGGGATTTGTGGACTTTTGTTGCTCTCGATGGAGCTTTTGGCTCAAGTAACGCATAACAAGGGAGTTTTGAAAAGACAATACAGAGGTAGAACAAGGCATATCAAATAAGACATAACAAATAATAGAGAAAGTGTAATAGACCATACATAGTAGAATAATGTGATAAACAAACAGGGGAAACAACAGATAATAGCAATAATTGAAGAATAAGAAATTTCGAGACCTTCAATAGAATAGTCTCATACGTTTTCTAAGTTACACTTCCACACAAAAAATTATGTAGCTTCTGGCATATTAAGGAACCTATTTTTCATAGAACTCACATTGCCCAAAATCTCAAGACTATACTTTGTCTTAAATGGTAAGAAAATTCCTCTCTTTTCATCCCAAGTTGATTTGATTCAACATAGATGTTAGACAAATAGTTTTAAGTGCAATGACTACTTACTGACTGCAACATTACGGAGTAAACTCATATATACCTTCTTTTTTTCcagaataagaagaagagaaaCACCACTACTCATCTATAGAAAACTCAATTTCTAATACAAAGCAACTTTTAATTGCAAGCATCACAATCATATAACTTCAGCCCACAAGTTCCCTGCCTATCAGATCCAAATTTTACCAAGAACTACAATTCCACTGGCATGTAACACAGTGTTGCAACACCAGAACTATTTTCATTGCCCAAAGCCTCAAAATCATGCAATGCTCTTCCAAAGTTCTTATTTTTTTGCTCCCAAGTTAATTCAAGAGATGATGGTTAAAAACACACTTGAACTGTCACTTTTTCGCATGTTTCACACCTCAACAATCGGTTgttccctttttcttttcctacCTGAACTATCACCATCTATTTATTAAAAGAGAAATAGCAAACGGGTTTTTATGTTGAATGGACATCTTCCTCCTAATAAGCTAGTCTTCTGGATTGCGCTGTCCTTTTCAGTCTATAACAATTGGTATCAAAACAGGTCAATTAATGCTTGAGACTAATACTCAAAGTGATGGCCTAATAGACCACTAAGAGTGGGTCTCAATCTAGAAGGGTGCTAGATTTGCCCAACTAGTAGAATGCCCGGAATGGTAGCCTAGATCCAAGTGTGGTGCCAGGAATGGTAGCCTAGATCCAAGTGTGGTGCCAGTTGTGACCAACTAAGTCTAATAAGGAAAAAAGGAATGAGATGCCGGTCGTGACCAACTGGGCAATAAGGGGGCCAAAGGTGCTGGCCTGGATTAAAAAAGTGGTGCCAGTCGTGACCAACAAAGTCGTTGGTCCTCAAGCAAGGACGATTATCGTGTGTCAGTTTTTCCTCATTGATTAAATAGAGAAATAGTAATGAATTAATAGGCTCAATGAGCTCTCCCACCTAATAGATAGTCTTTTGGGTTGCGTTCTCCAATTCGGACTATAACATTGTCCACAAGGGGTTCCTAATGGTTGAAGAGTTGAATAAACAACCTTGGGACCAAGGTTGGGATCCCTGCAGATGTGACACTTGGTAACTCCTCTGGTCTAATTAAGCCTTGATGGGTAGAGTTATCCAATACTTGTGTTGATAGGAGATAACATTTACCTAGTAAATTAATCAAGGTGTGCTCATGTTGATTCATAAGCAATTTGCGAAGGAGCTATTGTACTTCATGGTCAACTaattaacaacaacatacccaatgtgaTTACACAAGTCGGGTCTGGGGAGTGTAGAGTGTATGCAACCTTACCCCTACTTCATGAAGGTAGAGAGAGTATTTTCGATAGATTATTTCGTGGTCAACTGACACAACATATTACTCCTtccatctcaatttatgtggtgGTGTTTGATAGGAACAAAATTTAAGGAAAAACTGAAGACTTTCAAAACTTATGGTTTGAAACCATACCCATTTGTGTGACTTTAAATCAtctcatcaacaacaacaacatacccagtgtagtccCACAAGTGGGATGACGGTAAATcatctcattaagggtaaaatgtgaaatttaaagttaaattggtTATACATACAGAAAGTTGCCATTCTTTCAGGGACAAACTTAAAAGGAAAGTATATCACATAAATGAGAAGTATGCCACATTAAATGAGATAGAGGGACTTGGTGATTTCTATTTTCTTCCCATGTTAAATCCTCCAATACTAATTTGTTGGGATGTTGCCAACTAGGTATGTGCAACATTGGCTTGGAATGGAATGGTCTAAATAGAATACCATGGATACAGAGGACTCATATAGTCCATCCTGACTAATTTGGGGTTAAGGTATAGTTGATTGAATTTCTTCTATGAGCTCCTTCCAAATATTAatgattttcttataattttctaAGTGATTATACTCTAATGATCTTTGAAGTTTGAAGCTAGACACTAAGAAGGCTGTAATTTGTGAGAGTATCCCTAAGGGATTGAATGAATTAAAGGAATGGAGGGGTGAACTAGGAAGGTATACAGGTTGCGTGTAAGTAAGTAGAGATGTCTCTTAGGAATCATAATGACTATTCAAGTTAAATGCTAAGACTAAACAATTGGTACTTCCCGTTTTGACTTAATACTTCAGCTTCTCTTTCTAATTACTAGTTATGCTGCTTGTTCAACTGTAGGTTCGTGGACGTACTGCATGAAGCACCTCTATCCGGTCATAGGAAGCCTACAAGCCTTATTGGAAGTATTTTCTACTGTTTCTTATTGGCAAGTATCAGTTCATGAATTCTTTGTGGCTGTGACAAAAATGCAAGTTTAGCCACCTCATAGGTGAACTAATTCTGACGAATTGTAGGCAGGCTTTGCTGTTTTGGCGGTGGGAGCTACATGGATATTTCACCCTATAAAAGGATTAGTGTTCCCACTTCTTTGCAGTTGTAATGTTGCCCTCCTTGTTGTCACAGGTGCGCTATGAAGTCACATTCTCTGGCTTCTTTCCTATGCTTTCAGCAAATCATAAGATTTATATCTCCCACATTTCATTGTATATTTCCAGCATCTGACTTCCCTCTGTAGCTCTATGCCTAAACAAAAGTGTTTGATATCTGTAGGCATTTTTCAGCAATATTTGGTCTATCAAGTTAAGAAAATACGGTTACAGGTCAGTATTTGTACTATATTTCatgataaaaatatgtattgagCTCAACTAGCTTGGGATCAGGGTTTTGTTGTTGAAATGACCAttaatgataaatattattCTTTCATTATATAGCTTGAGATGAAAGTTATTGGGTAAAAGAGGTTAAAAACAACACTGACTATAAATGAATATATGACCTCATTGATATAACTTTCATCCATACCTCGCCCTTCTCCTCTCCCTTCTCTTGTGACGCGTGCACAGAAGAAAACATGGAGTTGAAAATCTCTCATATATACttagttataaaaaaaaaaaggaatctcTCCTTGTATATAATCTTGGTATAAATCATCTGCTTGTGGGGTCTTTGGCATATTAATGATATCATGGTGccgaaaaaattatattattcaaGTGTTTCCTTAGTATGCACTCTGTGGGGTGTCCAAAGTGGTGGGTACCACCATACCAGTAAGCTGGAGAAACGGGATCACTATGGTGAAAGAACCTGATTAACAAACTGTATGGAAGTAAAGGTTTCTCGAATGAGGTATAGAGCATAATCTCACTGGAAGCAATTGTAGTAGGGCCTAAGACCTTGAAAATGGATCAAGGAAATCATGAAATGTAATTTTTAAGCAGAGGGAAGAGTTGAGTCGCATGTGGATTTCAagcttttgttatttttttccttctccttTCTATCCTGGGGGTACAAAGAAAGGTAAATTCAGTTAAGCAAGTTGGCAGCTTCTCTGCTCTACAATTCAGATACATACTCTGAGGGTTCCTGATATCTTTCTTTTGGTGATTGGGGGACTTTTGGTAGTATCACTTGGATGGGAAATAGATTTTTCTGATATATTTCAGCTATCAAGATAGATTATCTTCGTTTTAGTGTTCCTGTCATTCAAAGTCATGTTTGATGAACGACAATTTCTGAGATTTGCAATAATATGAACTTTAATTTTGTAGGGGTATTATATTTTCAGCCAGAAACTGAAGCATATTATTCGCCTACCATTTGCTACAATCGCGTATGGTATGCATTACCTGGTTCTCTAGTTTATGCGGCAGTCTTTTCTTTTACTATCCTTTTTCTCAATTAGTTTTGATCATCCCTACCGCAAATCTGTGGTCAAAACAAATCTTGCTATTAGTATTCAACTATTTTCCTTCTAACAGTGGTTCTGGGCCAGCTTGTGTGCACCTTAATTATTCCCCTCGGTACTTGCTACCTCTCACCAACACAAATGTTGGTTAACTTTGGCTACCTAGACTTAGGTAGATGGGAAGAAATCATATAGCATGCTAACTAATCTGCTATAAGTGAATTGCATCTCTGCTATTTTCTTACAGAACTACAATTATTTTCTATGTATGATCTGTTAATATACGTATGAGGATCTGGTCTTGGACCTTCTCAACCCCCCACTACAACCCCCATAGGGGAAAAGCGAAGCTGATAAATCTGATTGTTCGACTGAACTCGTTGGTTCCTCGTTGGTCGTAACCCGGTTCGAGAACCTTCTCTCATAGATTCCCTTCACCAAGTCGCTATTCCTCACTGCGGTATTTACTCTTGAAATACAGGTTAAGCCAACCAGTAGAAAGAAAGTGTAAGCAATGAATTCTATTCTTGTACCAGTCAACGATATCCCTTATTTTGACTTGAGAAGTAATTAATGAACTCTGAGCTTAAAAGATAATATTCATGAGATCAAAATGTGTGCAATGAAACAAGCTAAgaccattattttttttctttttaaagaaaagatGCACTATTGTAATTTCTTGTCAGATTCGTCTGTTATCTGAGTAATACTTCAGGAACAACTAACTAGTTTAATTCTAAGTTGCTTTCGTAattgtttaaaaaaatattaagagtcatttttcttttgtttcttttaaaaTGGATCCATTTGAAACGCTTCAATTACAGGAACCGCTGCGATGCTGCTTGTCATGGTTTGGGACCCACATATTAGCATCCTCTCTATGTCTACACTACTCAGGTTTAAATTCCAAGAAATTGGCTTTTCTTAGTTCTGTGGAGCTCCTTGCATGAAGAGATGTTTATTTAGCAACTTTCAGTATTGCAATGGTCCCTGGCGACTTTTTCCTTCTTAATTTGAGGATAATTTCTGATGTATTATGCATTAGTAAATTATTCCTTTATCAAGGTGTTCTACGATACAGCTACCTTTTAGCAAAACATAAATGTTAAATCTAAGttaacctagacacttttaggCAAGGTAGCATTTTAAGTCAGAAAGTTGGTTTTGcggataaaaataaaatataacccTTTTCAAAATCTTTAGGATTTCAAGTTTGGGTAGGTGAAGCAATTTGAAATGTGGAAGTATGATGGGgaataataactttatttactATCCATAGATAATTTATAGATGAGGAAAGTGAGACCTCAAGGAATTTTATATGGGACTTTCTTGGAGCTTTAGGTATTGCCCCCCAGGTTCTAACATGAAAAAGGTAAAGGAACTGAATCTCtctaattcttattttaatttgcTTTGTTTTGAAATAAGAATTAAAAAAGGAAACATCTTAACTATACAACCTGAAATTTTCAGTTACGATATTTCCCAGAAAACTTTCACAAATGTACAGTGTAATGAGGAAGACGGTAAAATATAAGTTGGTGCAGTTTTCACTTTAGTTTAGAGAGATCCACCTCAAGGACTGAAAGCAAATGAATGTGAAT
This sequence is a window from Solanum dulcamara chromosome 10, daSolDulc1.2, whole genome shotgun sequence. Protein-coding genes within it:
- the LOC129870561 gene encoding acetylserotonin O-methyltransferase-like, with product MEKQTNGEARTRDEENNQESHEAQANMWKFVFGFTEMAVIKCAIELGIADFLEKNQEPVSLNQLSIALGCCSTSLYRILRFLINRGIFKETSPENGKISYVQTPLSRLLIKEGENSMAAFLLLESNPVMLAPWHNLSARISSKDNSTPAFDAAHGKDVWKFAEADLEYSNIFNNAMDCDARMTVTAIIDGCPKIFEGVNTVVDVGGGNGRTLRSLVEAFPWINGINFDLPHVASVAPHAIGVVHVGGDMFNYVPKADAAFLKRVLHDWGDEECIQILTKCREAIPKDKGKVIIVEAIIGEKEEIITRGSNNEKLKDVALMFDMAMMAHTTNGKERTAKEWAYVLNAAGFNRHSISHINAVQSVIQAYPS